CCCCAGTTGGTGGACCAGGAGCCGCTGCTCGTCGCGGGACTCGAAGAGGCGGAGGCCGCGAATGGACGCCAGACGCATGACTCCCGCCAGGGTGACAGTGAACTCCTTCGTGGGGAAGAGCACGGGCCCTATAATCGGCTCGCGAGCACACGCCGGGACGAGCACCATGTCATTCGCGGAGACCTACGATTTCTTTTCCCCGGAAGCCGTGTGGAATTCGCGGGCCTTCCTCCACCGGATGCGCACCGAGGACCCCGTGTACTGGAGCGCCCAGTTCCGCGGCTGGGTGCTGACGCGCTACACGGACGTGCTCGCGGCGGCGAGGGATCGCCGGCTCGTTTCTCCTCCGGCAACGGGCTGGTTGGATCGCCTGCCCGCCGAGCTGAAGCCGCGCTTCCAACCGGCGCGAGACGCCCTCCGGTTCTGGGCGGGACTCAGCGGAGAGCAGGACCACCTGGACTTCCAGCGGGCCCTGAAGAAGTACTTCACTCCCGCGCAGATGGACCGGCTGCGCCCGCGCGTGCAGCGGCTCACCAGCACCCTGCTCGCCGAGACGCGAGACTCCGAGGTGCTGGAGGTGGTGGAGGAGCTGGCCCGTCCCCTGTCGGCCAGCGTCATCGGTGAGTTGCTCGGGCTGCCCGTGGAGGACCGCGCGCTGCTGCTGCGCTGGTCCACCGACATCAACAGCTTCTTCCAGCACGCGGACCTGGAGAGCCTGCATCGCGGCCAGCGCAGCCTGCTGGAGATGCAGGACTACATGCGCCCGCTCATCGAGGAGCGCCGCCGCGCGCCACGAGAGGACCTCGTCAGCGTCCTGGTGTCCCAGCAGGAGGGCTTCTTCGCGCGGGAGCCGGAGGCGGTCGTCGCCAACTGCGTGATGCTGCTCTTCAGCGGGCACGAGACCACCAGCCGGCTCATCTCCTCCGGGCTGCTGCTGCTGCTCGAGCACTCCGGGCAACAGGCGCTGCTGCGCGAGCGGCCCGAGTTGATGCCCTCGGCCATCGAGGAGATGCTGCGCTGGGAGGGGCCCACCAGCGGGATGACCCGCGTGAGCCGGGAGCCGCTGGAGCTGGGCGGCCGGCGGTTCGGCGCCGGGGAGACCTTCGTGCTCGTGTACCGGGCCGCCAGCCACGACCCCGAGGCGTTCCCCGAGCCGGATACGTTCGACATCACCCGCCAGCCGAACCGGCACCTGTCCTTCGGGATGGGCGCCTTCGCGTGCCTGGGCTCGGCGCTGACGCGCATGGAGGCGGAGGTCTGCTTCCAGGCGCTGCTGGAGCACCTGCCCGGACTGCGCGCGGCCTTCGAGACACCCGACTGGGTGCCGCTGCCGCCCCTGAACCGGCGCCTGCGCTCGCTGCGCGTGACGGGGCGCCGGAAGGCGTGAGCACGGCTCAGCCCATGGGGCCGCTGCCTCCCGTGCCCCCCGGCAAGCCCTTCTCGTACGCGCCCATGAGCGCCTCCGGCGGTTGCGCGAGGGCGGCCTCGAGGCTCTTCAGGAACGCCTCCTCGCCCTCGATGGGGTAGCCGGCTTCCCGCAGGGCCTTCTCGGGGTTGGCGCTCAGCTTCTCGCGGAAGACCGCGTCGGAGATGGCGCGGCGGGTGATTTCGTCGATGCGCTTGCTGTCCATGGTGCTCTCCACTGTGACGAATGAAACCGGGGACTACCGGGTCCGCTCGCGGCGGCCACGCGCGGTGAGGGCGGCCATCGGGATGCCCGGGGAATCAGGATAGGGGCTGAGCTCCACGCTGTCGAAGGCGGGCTCGAACATCGCGCGCATCACCTCCAGCGGCGGCGCGAGCACGTCCTCGTGCAGCTTGCCGTCGGGCTCCAGGAACGACCAGCGCGTGCCATCCGGCGAGCGCAGCGTCACCTCCGGCATGAGCCGGCCCTCGGCCTGCAGCGAGACGAAGCGCGCCGGATCGAACACGGGCAGGAAGACGGTGCCCCCCGGGCGCGTCCATTGCGTCAGCCGCTCCACGAGCCGCTCCACGTGCGCCACCGACTCCTGCAACCCATAGGCGCCCCACATGCAGGTGGTGAGGGCGAAGCGCCCCTCGAACTCCGGACGCGGCGCGAGGAAGTCGCCCTCGACGAACAGCGTCCCGGGGTTGGCCTCGCGGGCCATCGCGAGCATGGCGGGAGACAGGTCGAGTCCCGCGCAGGTGATGTCCGGATGGCCGCGCCCGTGGCGCAGGAAGAAGCCGGTGCCACAGGCCACGTCCAGCCACGAGTCCGCCTGCATCGTGAGCATGCGGAGCAGGAAGAGCTCGATCCGCGTCTTCTCGCGGAAGCCGTACTGGGGGGTGTGGAGGAACGCGGCGTCGTAGCGGCGCGCGTACGCCTCGTCGTAGGTGGAGCGGACCTGGTCGGGTGTCATGGAGAGGCCTTCCCGCCGGCGAGCACCCAGCGGAGTTGAATCATCTTCGCTTCACGCGCCAGCTCGTCCAGCAGTTCCAGCCGCTCGCGCGTGTAGTCCGGGAATTCCGTGAGGCCGAGCGCCTCCGCGCTCTGGGCGGCACGGCCCTGCCACACGGCCGAGGCCTCCAGCGTCTCGGCGAGGAGCCCCCGGCCGTAGAGCGCCTCACGCACGGTGCGGCGCGCGCTGTCCAGGGGCTCACCGCGCGTGAAGCCGGCGCGGGCGAGCAGGAACGTGCGGTGGCTGTTGGAGAGATCCCGCTGCCAACCGACCACATCGTTGGTCAGCCCGTAGGCGACACCGAGCTGATCCACCAGCGTCTCGACGGTGGGCGCGAGCTCGCCACGGCCGGCGAGGAGGCACACGGCGAGCGCCGGTACGCGGGCGAAGGCCACCTTGCGCGCATGTTGCTCGAAGTGCGCGTCGGTGTACGGAGCGTCGGAGAGGAGCTGCTCGTGCTCCGCGAGCGTCCACCGGGTGAAGTCGAGCCAGGCCCGCTCGAAGGCCTCGCGGAAGGGGGCCGAGTCCCCGAGAAGTGCCTCCAGCAGGCGCGCCATCTCCCATCCACACACATTGCCGAGCAGCGTCTGCGAGCGGTCCGGGTGGGCCTCGTCGAGGAGGTCATCCTGGATGCGGATGTAGAGATACCCCCACATGGCGGCGGCCACGAGGCGCACCGTCACCGCCTCGGAGGGCGCGGAGGTGGGCTGCTCGCGCCGGAAGCGCTCGCGCAGCCACAGGGGGAGGAAGACGAGCGGCGGGGCGAGCCGGCTGGAGAAGTAGCCGCGGTGCCCCCTGTCCCCCTCGGAGATCCGCGCGAGGAAGCGGCCTGCCAGGGTATCGAGCGGGGGAGGCAGCGAGGAGAGCCGCTCTTCCAGGATGCTCCAGGCTGCGTCGAGGGTGGGCTGATGGGACTGATAGTTTCGCAACGGTGCTCCGCCACCGAGCATAGGGGTGCGAGCGGGGTGATGCAACGCGAGCCCCGCGACCCGCACGGCTCTTGGAGCGTATGCTGTCGGTCACCATGACCGCGGCAAGCAAGACGACACCGGAAGCCGTAGCGCGGCACTACGACTACATCACGCCGTTCTACGAGATCATCGGCAGCAGGAGCCTGCACCTGGGCTATTGGCCCGCGGGTGAATCCGGCGGCACATTCGCCGAGTCCCAGCAGCGCTTCACGGACCTGATGATCCAACAGCTCGGGGCCCAGAAGGGCCACCGGGTGCTGGACATCGGGTGTGGGCTCGGGGAGCCGGCGACACGGCTGGCGCAGAGCAGCGGATGCATGGTGGAGGGAATCACCATCAGCCCACGGCAGGCCGCGCAGGCCGAGCGCTGGGCGAGCCTCCATGGGACGAGCGGGCAGACCTCGTTCATCTGCGGCAACGCCATGGCCCTGCCGTTCCAGACCGGGTCATTCGATGCGGCGTGGGCGCTCGAGTCGATCTTCCACATGCCCGACCGGGCCGCGGTGCTGCGCGAGGTGGCGCGCGTCCTCCACCCGGGTGGACGGCTGCTCATCGCGGACATCGTCGTCTCGGAGAAGGCGACGCCGGAGGACCAGGCCTTCCTCCAGCAGGCGTTCGTCGCCCGGAGCTTCATCAGCCCCGAGGACTACCCGTATCTCATCCGCGACACGGGCTACGAGGTCGAGCAGGTGCTGGACATCAGCCAGAACGTCATGGCGACCTTCGGTGCGGTGTCCGCCGCCATCCGGGAGAAGGAGGAGGAGGTGCGGCGGGCGTACAGCGATGAGTTCCTCGCGGCCATCCAGGAGCAATGGACGCGCATCACGGAGACCGCCATGCGCTGCATGGGCTACATCGTCCTCACCGCGAAGCGGGTGTGAGCGAAGGGGCCTGCGTGCTCACCCGCGCTGGAACACCAGGAAGTATTGGTCTGGTAGGAAGTCGTGCGTCAGGGTCTGCCGGTAGCCCGCCGCCTCCAGTTCCCCGCGCACCTGCTCGGGGGACAGCTTGTGCTCCCGGGGTGGCCCCTTGGGCGACTCCACGCGGAAGTCGATGATCACCACCCGCCCCCGGGCCGCAGCTTCTCACCCAGCCGCTTCAGGTAGACCACCCGGTCGCCAATGTGGTGGTACGTGTCCACGACGAGCGCCACGTCCACCGGCTCCGGCAGCTTCGCATCCCCCGGTTCGCCCAGCACCGCTTCCAGGTTGCCCAGGTTCTCGCGCTTCGCG
The sequence above is drawn from the Archangium gephyra genome and encodes:
- a CDS encoding cytochrome P450, which codes for MSFAETYDFFSPEAVWNSRAFLHRMRTEDPVYWSAQFRGWVLTRYTDVLAAARDRRLVSPPATGWLDRLPAELKPRFQPARDALRFWAGLSGEQDHLDFQRALKKYFTPAQMDRLRPRVQRLTSTLLAETRDSEVLEVVEELARPLSASVIGELLGLPVEDRALLLRWSTDINSFFQHADLESLHRGQRSLLEMQDYMRPLIEERRRAPREDLVSVLVSQQEGFFAREPEAVVANCVMLLFSGHETTSRLISSGLLLLLEHSGQQALLRERPELMPSAIEEMLRWEGPTSGMTRVSREPLELGGRRFGAGETFVLVYRAASHDPEAFPEPDTFDITRQPNRHLSFGMGAFACLGSALTRMEAEVCFQALLEHLPGLRAAFETPDWVPLPPLNRRLRSLRVTGRRKA
- a CDS encoding class I SAM-dependent methyltransferase; the protein is MTPDQVRSTYDEAYARRYDAAFLHTPQYGFREKTRIELFLLRMLTMQADSWLDVACGTGFFLRHGRGHPDITCAGLDLSPAMLAMAREANPGTLFVEGDFLAPRPEFEGRFALTTCMWGAYGLQESVAHVERLVERLTQWTRPGGTVFLPVFDPARFVSLQAEGRLMPEVTLRSPDGTRWSFLEPDGKLHEDVLAPPLEVMRAMFEPAFDSVELSPYPDSPGIPMAALTARGRRERTR
- a CDS encoding class 1 isoprenoid biosynthesis enzyme gives rise to the protein MRNYQSHQPTLDAAWSILEERLSSLPPPLDTLAGRFLARISEGDRGHRGYFSSRLAPPLVFLPLWLRERFRREQPTSAPSEAVTVRLVAAAMWGYLYIRIQDDLLDEAHPDRSQTLLGNVCGWEMARLLEALLGDSAPFREAFERAWLDFTRWTLAEHEQLLSDAPYTDAHFEQHARKVAFARVPALAVCLLAGRGELAPTVETLVDQLGVAYGLTNDVVGWQRDLSNSHRTFLLARAGFTRGEPLDSARRTVREALYGRGLLAETLEASAVWQGRAAQSAEALGLTEFPDYTRERLELLDELAREAKMIQLRWVLAGGKASP
- a CDS encoding methyltransferase domain-containing protein translates to MLSVTMTAASKTTPEAVARHYDYITPFYEIIGSRSLHLGYWPAGESGGTFAESQQRFTDLMIQQLGAQKGHRVLDIGCGLGEPATRLAQSSGCMVEGITISPRQAAQAERWASLHGTSGQTSFICGNAMALPFQTGSFDAAWALESIFHMPDRAAVLREVARVLHPGGRLLIADIVVSEKATPEDQAFLQQAFVARSFISPEDYPYLIRDTGYEVEQVLDISQNVMATFGAVSAAIREKEEEVRRAYSDEFLAAIQEQWTRITETAMRCMGYIVLTAKRV